The following are encoded in a window of Paenibacillaceae bacterium GAS479 genomic DNA:
- a CDS encoding LysM domain-containing protein — MAIVYERKKHKPVVLLPPFMIRLEFNSGAEGWSLPVLPGKLSIRRSGAGKGFSMIGSGRISTIEKPELAEIEFESFFPANPQPFIREAVPEAVRERARETVPRRVRGSEVKTPAEYVDDINRWMKSGYPLRFVYGGSGEIGRRGAIRLPMSIVSFDRWEEAGSPGDVYYSIKLKEYIFYSPIKIRTAGEGSSKMVAEPSKRADLRVPAKTYTVVKGDTLLRISMKLYDGDSSRWREIQKLNGLSDADLKKLKIGQLLKVPPPKE; from the coding sequence ATGGCGATTGTTTATGAAAGGAAGAAACATAAACCAGTAGTGCTGCTGCCTCCCTTCATGATCAGGCTGGAGTTTAATAGCGGGGCGGAAGGCTGGTCGTTGCCAGTGCTGCCTGGCAAGCTCTCGATCCGCCGCAGTGGTGCTGGAAAAGGCTTTTCCATGATCGGTTCGGGAAGAATCTCGACCATTGAGAAACCTGAACTAGCAGAAATTGAATTTGAGAGTTTTTTTCCGGCGAATCCTCAGCCATTTATCCGTGAGGCGGTCCCTGAAGCGGTTCGTGAGAGGGCCCGTGAGACGGTTCCTAGGAGGGTCCGTGGGTCGGAAGTTAAAACACCAGCAGAGTATGTTGACGACATCAACCGTTGGATGAAGTCCGGTTACCCGCTGCGCTTTGTCTATGGGGGAAGCGGCGAAATAGGTCGACGCGGAGCGATCCGGTTGCCGATGTCGATCGTTTCGTTCGATCGCTGGGAAGAGGCGGGATCACCGGGAGATGTTTACTACAGCATCAAGCTGAAAGAATACATCTTTTATTCTCCAATTAAGATTCGGACCGCAGGAGAAGGCTCGAGTAAAATGGTTGCGGAGCCGTCCAAGCGAGCCGATCTCCGTGTACCGGCGAAGACGTATACCGTTGTAAAAGGCGATACACTTCTACGCATCAGCATGAAGCTGTATGACGGTGATAGCAGCCGCTGGCGCGAGATTCAAAAGTTGAACGGATTGTCTGATGCTGATTTGAAAAAGCTGAAGATCGGGCAGTTGCTCAAAGTACCGCCGCCAAAGGAGTGA
- a CDS encoding Uncharacterized phage protein gp47/JayE, protein MYEHQTYLAILERMLDRVPDEVDKREGSIIFDALAPAAAEMAGFYQELDIQYGLSFADTATGEFLTRRAAEHGVRRRPASTSTRIGKFYDSAEAPMEVLLGSRFAASGIAYAVREREAAGVFRLEAETVGSVGNVYSGMLLPLDYIPGLARAELTDVIVPGEEEETDSELRARFVQAVNEQPFGGNLADYRAKIGGLPGIGGVKIYPAWNGGGTVKATIIGSDYEPPNTGLVEEVQTIIDPGKTGQGIGMAPIGHKVTIAPALPIAMNIVTQLTLQAGTTTAQLERDVRTAIEAYFLSLRRSWSGEDRLVVRISQLETRILSIPGIADITGTTLNGSPVNVELQADEVPKAGTVTLHG, encoded by the coding sequence ATGTATGAACATCAGACGTATTTAGCGATATTGGAACGAATGCTGGACCGGGTACCGGATGAGGTGGACAAGCGGGAGGGCAGCATCATCTTTGATGCTCTTGCGCCTGCCGCAGCTGAAATGGCAGGGTTCTATCAGGAGCTGGACATCCAGTATGGACTTTCCTTTGCGGACACAGCTACCGGCGAGTTTCTGACGCGAAGGGCCGCTGAACATGGAGTGAGGCGCAGACCGGCGTCAACATCGACTCGTATAGGGAAATTTTATGACTCGGCGGAGGCCCCGATGGAGGTATTGCTTGGATCACGCTTCGCTGCATCAGGAATTGCCTATGCAGTGCGCGAGCGTGAAGCCGCTGGTGTGTTTCGGCTGGAGGCGGAGACAGTCGGCTCAGTCGGCAATGTGTACTCAGGCATGTTGCTGCCGTTGGATTATATTCCGGGCTTGGCTCGTGCCGAGCTAACGGATGTTATTGTGCCGGGCGAAGAGGAGGAGACGGACAGCGAGCTCAGAGCCCGATTCGTACAAGCGGTGAATGAGCAGCCCTTCGGAGGGAATCTTGCGGATTATCGCGCCAAAATCGGCGGTTTGCCGGGGATAGGCGGCGTTAAGATTTACCCTGCATGGAATGGCGGCGGCACGGTAAAGGCCACGATTATCGGCAGTGATTATGAGCCGCCGAACACTGGTCTCGTGGAAGAGGTTCAGACGATAATCGATCCCGGGAAAACCGGGCAGGGAATTGGCATGGCCCCGATTGGCCATAAGGTTACGATTGCTCCGGCACTTCCGATCGCGATGAATATCGTGACGCAGCTCACTTTGCAGGCAGGGACGACTACCGCTCAGTTGGAAAGGGACGTGCGGACGGCGATAGAAGCTTATTTCTTGTCGCTTAGGCGCTCCTGGTCCGGGGAGGATCGGCTTGTCGTACGGATTTCCCAGCTGGAAACTCGTATTTTGAGCATTCCAGGCATTGCAGACATTACGGGAACAACTCTTAATGGCTCGCCTGTGAATGTTGAGTTACAAGCTGATGAGGTGCCAAAAGCAGGGACGGTGACGCTCCATGGCTGA
- a CDS encoding Phage holin family Hol44, holin superfamily V yields the protein MDGSFIQGLIKPELAGVVAVCWIIGFGLKRTPRVADWMLVYAVTAAGILFVCFSLGWSVDSVIQGILCGAVAVYGNQLFKQTTQALKKEGGDE from the coding sequence ATGGATGGATCTTTCATTCAAGGGCTTATCAAGCCGGAGCTGGCGGGCGTAGTCGCCGTGTGTTGGATCATCGGTTTCGGCCTGAAGCGCACTCCGAGGGTCGCGGATTGGATGCTTGTATATGCCGTAACAGCGGCGGGGATTCTATTCGTCTGTTTTTCACTCGGCTGGAGCGTCGACAGCGTCATTCAAGGTATTTTGTGCGGAGCGGTGGCTGTATATGGGAACCAGTTATTCAAGCAAACTACTCAAGCTTTGAAAAAGGAGGGCGGGGATGAATAA
- a CDS encoding N-acetylmuramoyl-L-alanine amidase, whose amino-acid sequence MNKENYPIERRYIRIRSNTRPGTRLSVGSPAFFVAHDTGNPGASADAHFRYFDRQEDRIASAHVFIDDRNIIEIIPTGTGAEPAEKAYHVVRNTTLDNEQFGFDANDAAIGVELCYGGNIDFAAAYDRFAWYMAHCCNKWGKLPSTHIVSHKQLDSSRKSDCEQSLALGGRTFGDLIRDVAAKMNNLVMECPVSKSATLPLATCDHLIRSYVQPAWHERKTSGDAATAEHYARLAANLRRATTAGAGLAKSNAQEVIYNWLSPAWLRARQAGRDANLYHRMANELRACAGIPVENLC is encoded by the coding sequence ATGAATAAAGAGAATTATCCCATAGAGCGCCGATACATTCGCATTCGCAGCAATACCAGGCCTGGCACCCGACTTTCCGTCGGGAGCCCGGCTTTTTTTGTTGCTCATGATACGGGCAATCCAGGAGCATCTGCGGACGCTCATTTCCGCTATTTTGACCGTCAGGAGGACCGCATCGCATCGGCTCATGTTTTTATCGACGACCGCAATATAATAGAAATTATTCCAACGGGCACAGGGGCCGAACCGGCAGAAAAAGCTTATCATGTCGTCCGCAACACAACTTTAGATAATGAGCAGTTCGGATTCGATGCCAATGATGCTGCAATCGGTGTGGAGCTTTGTTACGGTGGTAATATCGATTTTGCTGCTGCTTATGACCGTTTTGCCTGGTATATGGCCCATTGCTGTAATAAATGGGGCAAACTTCCCTCCACCCATATCGTTAGTCATAAGCAATTGGATTCTTCGCGCAAGAGCGATTGTGAGCAATCGCTTGCATTGGGAGGGAGGACTTTCGGAGACTTGATCCGGGACGTTGCAGCAAAGATGAATAATCTTGTTATGGAATGTCCGGTGTCCAAGTCTGCAACGCTGCCGCTTGCAACATGTGACCATCTCATCCGCTCCTATGTCCAGCCGGCTTGGCACGAAAGGAAGACATCGGGCGATGCCGCAACTGCTGAACACTATGCTAGGCTGGCCGCTAATCTCCGTCGGGCAACAACGGCTGGGGCGGGCCTTGCCAAAAGCAACGCGCAGGAAGTGATTTATAATTGGCTCTCTCCGGCTTGGTTGCGGGCACGACAAGCGGGCCGCGATGCAAACCTCTACCATCGGATGGCTAATGAATTGAGAGCTTGTGCTGGGATTCCCGTAGAAAACCTCTGCTGA
- a CDS encoding HDIG domain-containing protein — MRVHISMLKDGDQLASDAFNNYGLNVMAKGTRLTSYEISKLTQHNIDYVDVEMEQSEAKSTVAEHRTIESGLSPKWLPAMQPLYQNAIEGCGNLFRKAFEEGKVMEEDVDKTFGPLLTSFQMERDVVSMLLLLNTTDDYTYQHSVQVGMLSYYLAAWMGHNEEEATRIGKAGFLHDIGKCRIPNEILNKPEKLTDEEYREVKRHTLYGEEIILSTYDDPFLSTAALQHHERMNGTGYPHGINGEEISPIAKIVAVADVYSAMISTRAYQEKRDLQYVLRDLYRMSFHELDPQTTHTFIRHMIPNFIGKQVELDSGQTGTIIMTHPTEFFRPLIQIGEEFIDLSLNRDLEITLIYM; from the coding sequence ATGAGGGTTCATATTTCCATGCTCAAAGATGGCGATCAGTTAGCAAGCGACGCCTTCAACAACTATGGGTTGAACGTGATGGCCAAGGGAACCCGCCTTACTTCTTACGAAATTTCCAAGCTGACCCAACACAATATCGACTATGTTGATGTTGAGATGGAACAGTCAGAAGCAAAGTCGACCGTGGCCGAACATCGTACGATTGAATCCGGCCTTTCGCCAAAGTGGCTGCCTGCTATGCAACCTCTCTATCAGAATGCGATCGAAGGATGCGGGAATTTGTTCCGTAAAGCATTTGAAGAAGGCAAGGTCATGGAAGAAGATGTGGATAAGACCTTTGGACCCTTGTTGACCAGCTTCCAAATGGAGCGAGACGTTGTATCCATGCTGCTTCTGCTGAACACAACGGATGATTATACCTATCAGCATTCCGTCCAAGTAGGTATGTTATCTTACTATCTGGCAGCCTGGATGGGACACAACGAAGAGGAAGCAACCCGCATTGGGAAAGCCGGCTTTCTCCACGATATCGGCAAATGCCGTATACCGAATGAAATTCTGAACAAGCCAGAAAAGCTTACAGATGAAGAATATCGCGAGGTCAAACGCCACACGCTGTACGGAGAAGAAATTATTCTAAGTACTTATGATGATCCCTTCCTGTCTACAGCCGCACTTCAGCATCATGAGCGGATGAATGGAACTGGCTATCCCCACGGAATCAACGGCGAAGAGATTTCTCCTATTGCCAAAATTGTCGCCGTGGCCGATGTTTATAGTGCTATGATCTCGACCCGCGCCTACCAGGAGAAACGCGATCTGCAGTACGTGTTGCGCGATCTGTATCGGATGAGCTTCCACGAGCTTGACCCACAGACGACTCACACGTTTATCCGTCATATGATTCCTAATTTTATTGGCAAACAGGTAGAGCTCGACTCCGGGCAAACGGGTACGATCATCATGACTCATCCTACTGAATTTTTCCGTCCTCTGATTCAAATTGGTGAAGAATTTATCGATTTGTCCCTGAATCGCGACTTGGAGATTACACTGATTTATATGTAG
- a CDS encoding adenylyltransferase and sulfurtransferase, with amino-acid sequence MNEQEQIHPQEHGAPGSKQGRTDENNRPNNRYIRQVRFAPIGLDGQERLGSSKVAIVGVGALGCVIASHLARSGVGEIRLIDRDIVEWSNLQRQLLYDEEDARCGLPKAEAAANKLRRINSSINIRAYAADLHGGNASSLLDGADILLDGTDNFHTRYLLNDYAVRQQIPWIYGGAVGAGGMTMTVIPGETPCYRCLFPEPPAAGLTDTCETAGVLSPLVDVVGSLQAMEAIKWLTGNRSQLRAGLLQLDLWRNSWMPLGLARTKQPDCPCCGVGEFPFLDESMDETVLLCGRSTVQIRPARAQTLDLQVLASRLAGSGQLHLTPYSLRYARDEEISAVFFPDARALIQGTDDAIKAKAIYADIIG; translated from the coding sequence GTGAATGAGCAGGAGCAGATTCATCCTCAAGAGCACGGAGCTCCCGGCAGCAAGCAAGGCCGGACAGATGAGAACAATCGGCCCAACAATCGGTATATTCGTCAAGTTCGCTTCGCTCCAATCGGCTTGGACGGCCAGGAACGGCTAGGCTCTAGCAAAGTAGCTATCGTTGGAGTTGGAGCTCTCGGCTGTGTGATAGCCTCGCATCTCGCACGCAGTGGAGTTGGCGAGATTCGGCTGATCGACCGGGACATCGTTGAATGGAGCAACTTGCAGCGCCAGCTACTGTACGACGAAGAAGATGCTCGTTGCGGACTGCCCAAAGCAGAAGCCGCCGCGAACAAGCTGCGTCGGATCAATAGCAGCATCAACATCCGAGCATATGCAGCGGACCTACATGGGGGCAATGCCTCCAGTTTACTGGATGGCGCAGACATTCTTCTGGACGGCACCGATAACTTTCATACCCGTTACCTGCTTAATGACTACGCGGTCCGTCAGCAGATTCCGTGGATTTACGGCGGCGCTGTCGGAGCCGGGGGGATGACGATGACCGTCATCCCCGGCGAGACTCCTTGCTACCGCTGCCTGTTTCCCGAGCCGCCCGCGGCTGGTTTGACGGATACTTGCGAGACTGCAGGCGTGCTGTCTCCTTTAGTAGATGTTGTCGGCTCCCTACAGGCGATGGAGGCGATCAAATGGCTGACCGGCAACCGCAGCCAATTACGAGCTGGCCTGCTACAGCTGGATCTTTGGCGAAATTCATGGATGCCACTCGGGCTTGCAAGAACCAAACAGCCGGATTGCCCTTGCTGCGGGGTCGGGGAATTCCCTTTTCTCGATGAGTCAATGGATGAGACCGTCTTGTTATGTGGAAGATCAACCGTGCAGATAAGGCCTGCTCGGGCCCAAACGCTTGACCTGCAGGTACTGGCATCCCGCCTAGCCGGATCGGGCCAATTGCATCTTACCCCTTACTCACTGCGGTATGCTCGGGATGAGGAGATTAGCGCCGTTTTTTTCCCAGATGCTAGAGCCCTCATTCAAGGTACAGACGATGCTATTAAAGCTAAAGCCATTTATGCCGATATAATAGGTTAA
- a CDS encoding molybdopterin synthase catalytic subunit yields MHYIWSIALFAGLPERLGTSQVELRLERSEMSVGELKTALIEAYPEHSGLLAVCFAARNESYAADTESVSCHDTLALLPPVSGGDGMGNSETSSLPAYRISAEPIDAAAVASLIEHSNHGAALVFIGTTREWTGGQRTVHLEYEAYEPMALRTLEQIGQELNQRWPGTHSAIHHRIGVVKVGEASVVIAVSSPHRDASYEASRYAIERLKQIVPIWKKEIWEDGSEWKGHQLGPWNPLAELAEPVAKLSVAAANTDPPEGKIGS; encoded by the coding sequence ATGCATTACATCTGGAGCATCGCACTGTTCGCCGGCCTGCCGGAGCGCCTCGGAACGTCTCAGGTCGAGCTTCGTCTGGAGCGCTCCGAAATGAGCGTTGGCGAGCTAAAAACCGCCCTGATCGAGGCTTATCCCGAGCATTCTGGACTGCTTGCAGTGTGCTTCGCAGCACGCAATGAATCCTACGCGGCGGATACGGAATCCGTCAGCTGCCACGATACGCTTGCTCTACTCCCACCCGTATCAGGTGGTGACGGCATGGGCAATTCAGAGACAAGCTCGCTCCCGGCCTACCGAATTTCCGCCGAGCCTATCGATGCCGCGGCAGTCGCATCGCTCATCGAGCATAGCAATCATGGGGCTGCGCTAGTTTTTATCGGAACAACACGCGAGTGGACAGGCGGACAGCGCACAGTTCATCTTGAATACGAGGCTTATGAACCAATGGCGCTGCGCACCCTGGAGCAAATTGGCCAGGAATTGAACCAGCGCTGGCCCGGTACGCACAGCGCTATCCATCACCGAATCGGCGTTGTCAAAGTCGGCGAAGCGAGCGTTGTTATCGCCGTATCGAGCCCACATCGCGATGCCTCCTACGAGGCGAGTCGCTATGCCATCGAGCGTTTGAAGCAGATTGTACCCATTTGGAAAAAAGAAATCTGGGAGGACGGTTCGGAGTGGAAAGGCCATCAGCTCGGCCCTTGGAATCCTCTAGCCGAGCTAGCTGAACCAGTAGCGAAGCTCTCTGTAGCGGCGGCGAACACAGACCCCCCTGAAGGGAAGATAGGTTCGTGA
- a CDS encoding cyclic pyranopterin phosphate synthase: MLSDRFGRVHDYLRISVTDRCNLRCLYCMPEEGMEFADSSELLSYDQIVEVVEAAAELGFKRLRITGGEPLVRPGLDGLIRRLKATSGIEEISLTTNGILLARQARALREAGLDRVNISLDTLDASRFRMIARRGGLEQVMAGIQAAGEAGLGPIKLNCVLLKGINEDEVKSFLRLSIDHPLHIRFIEYMPIGHADEQWRRSYLPLSSVMDAAKELGLPMAPLSSMAGNGPSENWAFEGATGSFGLIHPVSDRFCASCNRLRLTADGNLQPCLYWVDELNVKPALGNRKELQELFRRAADIKPENHDMAAKLHDNALSHTPTSRRMSQIGG; this comes from the coding sequence ATGTTGAGCGACCGTTTTGGCAGAGTTCATGATTATCTTCGCATCTCGGTGACGGATCGCTGCAATTTGCGCTGTCTCTATTGCATGCCAGAGGAGGGCATGGAATTTGCGGACTCCTCGGAGCTACTCAGCTATGACCAGATCGTCGAAGTTGTTGAAGCTGCAGCGGAGCTTGGCTTCAAACGGCTGAGGATTACAGGCGGCGAGCCGCTAGTGCGTCCTGGTCTGGACGGTCTTATACGCCGATTGAAGGCGACATCGGGCATAGAGGAAATCTCTCTCACAACAAACGGGATTCTGCTAGCGAGGCAGGCTCGAGCGCTCCGCGAGGCCGGTCTAGATCGGGTCAACATCAGTCTGGATACGCTTGATGCTTCGCGTTTTCGCATGATAGCTCGCAGGGGTGGGCTCGAGCAGGTGATGGCCGGCATTCAGGCGGCTGGCGAGGCGGGACTTGGCCCGATCAAGCTGAATTGTGTACTGCTGAAGGGAATCAATGAGGATGAGGTCAAAAGCTTTCTGCGTTTGTCGATTGATCATCCTTTGCATATACGCTTTATTGAATACATGCCGATCGGCCATGCCGACGAGCAATGGCGCCGCTCTTATTTACCGCTGAGCAGCGTCATGGATGCAGCTAAGGAATTGGGATTGCCGATGGCGCCGCTAAGCTCCATGGCGGGCAATGGGCCTTCGGAAAATTGGGCTTTCGAGGGAGCAACCGGCTCCTTTGGGTTGATTCATCCTGTTAGCGACCGCTTTTGTGCGAGCTGCAACCGACTCCGACTGACCGCCGATGGCAATCTGCAGCCTTGTCTATACTGGGTAGACGAGCTGAACGTTAAGCCAGCACTGGGCAACCGGAAGGAACTGCAAGAACTGTTCCGGCGCGCCGCCGACATTAAGCCTGAGAATCATGATATGGCGGCAAAGCTACATGACAATGCTCTAAGCCACACCCCGACTTCCCGGCGTATGTCGCAAATCGGCGGATAA
- a CDS encoding 2',3'-cyclic-nucleotide 2'-phosphodiesterase/5'-or 3'-nucleotidase, 5'-nucleotidase family, with translation MEQMEHMEQMDTKGWKPQLVLLHSNDVHSRLEEAARISSCVADKRRLYGESRVLYVDIGDHLDRMRQETEGTGGSVNMALLSEAGCEAAIPGNNEGLTFTKDELARLYGHEARFPVLCCNMLDAETGELPEWLLPSTVIVKNGLRIALIGATASYPAFYELLGWTVNDPTDAVREQVALLRDAADAVILLSHLGLPTDRRLAEEIPGIDIILGGHTHHLLEEPELVGDTLLCGAGKFGERLGLVELAIEEATGMLLKRGSLLPLASWPMGEGAESLLREHGETARRELSRPVAKLSRALPLDEERESPLANLLAAGVKEWTGADIGIVNAGQLLGSLPVGEISEGLLHSLCPSPINPCRMKLRGSLIREALEQSLLPEFIGKELRGFGFRGTILGTLAVDGLRIKWDPQREPGRKILAIEYRGAELDDGLDYSVGTLDMFTFGAGYLPLKGGTDIQYFLPEFIRQVLAVELNKPHALESCFIPRYGMTETPVE, from the coding sequence ATGGAGCAAATGGAGCATATGGAACAAATGGACACAAAGGGCTGGAAGCCTCAGCTTGTGCTGCTTCACAGCAATGATGTACATAGCCGACTGGAGGAAGCAGCCCGGATTTCTTCCTGTGTAGCGGATAAACGACGTCTGTACGGCGAGAGTCGTGTATTGTACGTCGATATTGGTGACCATCTGGATCGGATGCGCCAGGAGACGGAGGGCACGGGAGGCAGTGTTAACATGGCTTTATTGAGCGAGGCGGGCTGCGAAGCGGCCATACCTGGCAACAATGAAGGTCTCACTTTCACAAAGGACGAGCTTGCCCGGTTGTACGGACACGAAGCGAGGTTCCCGGTGCTTTGCTGCAATATGTTGGATGCGGAAACAGGCGAGCTCCCAGAATGGCTGCTTCCAAGCACAGTAATTGTCAAAAATGGGCTCCGCATCGCTTTGATCGGGGCAACGGCTTCTTATCCGGCTTTTTATGAGCTGCTGGGCTGGACGGTAAATGATCCGACGGATGCGGTGAGAGAACAGGTAGCTCTGCTGCGCGATGCTGCAGATGCGGTCATTCTCCTATCCCATCTCGGTTTGCCGACAGACCGCCGACTAGCTGAGGAAATCCCTGGTATCGATATTATTCTGGGGGGCCATACCCATCATCTCTTGGAGGAGCCCGAGCTTGTCGGTGATACATTGCTCTGTGGAGCTGGCAAGTTCGGTGAGCGGCTGGGTCTAGTTGAACTGGCGATTGAGGAAGCGACGGGTATGCTGCTCAAAAGAGGCTCACTGCTTCCGCTCGCTTCCTGGCCGATGGGGGAAGGAGCGGAATCGTTGCTTCGCGAGCATGGAGAGACGGCTCGGCGGGAACTGTCTCGCCCCGTGGCCAAGCTGAGCCGGGCATTACCGCTTGATGAGGAACGGGAATCGCCGCTTGCGAATCTGCTCGCCGCAGGCGTGAAGGAGTGGACAGGCGCGGACATCGGCATCGTCAATGCCGGTCAACTGCTCGGCAGCTTGCCGGTGGGAGAGATCAGTGAAGGATTGCTCCACTCGCTCTGCCCTTCACCAATTAATCCATGCCGGATGAAGCTTCGGGGGAGTCTCATCCGCGAAGCGCTAGAGCAGTCGCTGCTCCCGGAATTCATTGGCAAGGAACTACGTGGCTTCGGCTTTCGCGGTACGATACTGGGCACTCTCGCGGTGGACGGTTTGCGCATCAAATGGGATCCCCAGCGTGAGCCAGGCCGGAAAATTCTAGCCATTGAGTATCGGGGAGCGGAGCTGGATGATGGGCTCGATTACTCGGTCGGTACGCTGGACATGTTTACCTTCGGGGCGGGGTACTTGCCGCTCAAAGGGGGGACCGACATCCAATACTTCTTGCCAGAATTCATCCGCCAGGTGCTGGCTGTCGAACTGAATAAGCCGCATGCGCTGGAGAGTTGTTTCATCCCCCGTTATGGGATGACGGAAACGCCTGTCGAATAA
- a CDS encoding HD-GYP domain, c-di-GMP phosphodiesterase class II (or its inactivated variant) produces the protein MILMPLSMCRPGMRLARKVLSGEGLVLLGENMELTARIIVRLHECHINFLYIQDEATRDIEVRELISEDTMRVAMTEIRSSFSQMLDSPVRRRGAAYPFVGSQLRDVMNRVIDDLSAHKESVVMLMNMASVDNYLYQHSLNVCVYTTMLGINYGYSRNELTTLGMGALLHDIGKTCIPVELLKKPGLLTPHEYEEMKRHTQYGYDILRREAGIPALAALCALQHHERLDGSGYPFGQKGKEIHEFSKWIGMVDSYDAMTTNRIYREPMLPHQAVEALYAGTGTQYEQSMVQLFRDKVAIYPVGMTVRLQTGEVGVVVDVRADCPHRPVVRVLQDDGGIRLRAPYEIDMSLQLTSMIASVNGDHVEERGVIALT, from the coding sequence ATGATACTCATGCCCCTAAGCATGTGTCGGCCCGGGATGAGGCTGGCCAGGAAAGTCCTTTCTGGGGAGGGCCTCGTACTTCTCGGAGAAAATATGGAATTGACGGCAAGAATCATTGTCAGGCTGCATGAGTGCCATATTAATTTCCTTTATATTCAGGATGAGGCGACCAGGGATATTGAGGTGCGTGAGCTGATCAGCGAGGATACGATGAGAGTGGCCATGACGGAGATCCGTAGCAGCTTCAGCCAAATGTTGGACAGTCCTGTTCGTAGACGCGGCGCCGCTTACCCCTTCGTAGGCTCCCAGCTCCGCGACGTGATGAATCGGGTTATCGACGATCTGTCCGCTCATAAGGAATCCGTCGTCATGCTGATGAATATGGCAAGTGTGGACAATTATCTTTATCAGCACTCGCTTAATGTTTGCGTGTATACAACTATGCTTGGCATCAACTACGGCTACTCTCGGAATGAGCTGACCACGTTGGGCATGGGCGCCCTGCTGCATGACATTGGGAAAACATGCATTCCAGTTGAACTACTTAAGAAGCCGGGATTACTGACACCGCATGAATATGAAGAAATGAAGCGCCATACCCAGTACGGATACGATATTTTACGGCGGGAGGCAGGAATACCTGCACTAGCCGCTCTGTGCGCATTGCAGCATCATGAACGTTTGGACGGAAGCGGTTATCCCTTCGGTCAAAAGGGCAAGGAAATTCATGAATTTTCCAAATGGATTGGAATGGTCGACTCCTACGATGCGATGACGACCAACCGAATCTACCGGGAGCCAATGCTGCCGCATCAGGCGGTCGAAGCGCTATATGCCGGAACCGGCACGCAGTATGAACAGTCGATGGTACAGCTATTTCGGGATAAAGTAGCCATCTATCCTGTTGGGATGACCGTTCGTCTGCAGACTGGAGAGGTTGGCGTCGTGGTTGATGTCCGGGCCGATTGTCCGCATCGCCCGGTCGTGAGGGTGCTGCAGGATGATGGTGGGATACGGCTGAGGGCTCCCTATGAGATTGACATGTCGCTGCAGTTGACCAGTATGATTGCCAGCGTCAATGGAGATCATGTGGAAGAACGGGGAGTTATTGCATTAACTTAA